The Alcaligenes faecalis sequence TTGCGCGATATGCAATCGCGTCGTCATGCCATTCTGGAATCGATCCGCCAGCAAGAAAAACTGACGCCCGAGCTGGAGCAAGCCATTTTGGCGGCGGACACCAAGCAGCGTCTGGAAGACTTATATGCACCGTACAAGCCCAAGCGTCGTACCCGTGCTCAGATTGCCCGCGAGGCCGGTCTGGAGCCGCTGGCGGACGCCATTCTGGCCCAGAAGGAGGCCGACCCTCTGACGTTGGCCGAAGGCTATCTGAATGCCGAAGCCAAGATCGACACGACCAAAGCTGCTCTGGACGGTGCCCGCGACATTCTGGCCGAACGCTTTGCCGAGCAAGCCGACCTGCTGGAAGCCATGCGCGACTATCTGTGGAAGTCCGCCCACTTGTACTCCAAGGTTGCCGAAGGCAAGGAGCAGGAAGGCGACAAGTTCCGCGACTGGTTCGACTTTAACGAAGCACTGCGCCAACTGCCTTCTCACCGCGTACTGGCTTTGTTGCGCGGTCGCCAGCAAGGTGCGCTGGATCTGCGCCTGGGTCTGAACCCCGAGCAGGATGCGCTTTTGCCCCACCCTTGTGTGCTGAAAGTTGCCGAGCTGACCGATATTGGCGCTGACTTTTCCGCCGACGCCAGCCCACGTGATCACTGGTTAGCCGAGGTCTGCCGCTGGACCTGGCGCGTCAAGTTGCTGACAGCGTTTGAATCCGAGCTGATTGGTCGTCTGCGCGAACAAGCCGAGCAAGAATCCACCCGCGTGTTTGCCGCCAACCTGCGTGATTTGCTGCTGGCGGCCCCCGCTGGCAATAAAGCCGTGCTGGGCCTGGACCCAGGTATTCGTACCGGCGTAAAAGCCGCTGTGATCGATGCAACCGGCAAGGTGCTGGATACGGCCACCGTCTACCCCTTTGAGCCCCGTCGTGACCGCGAAGGCGCCATTCGTACCCTGGCCGGTCTGGCTACTCGCTACCAAGTTGAACTGGTGGCGATTGGTAACGGTACAGCGTCACGCGAAACCGAAAAACTGGTGGCTGACCTGCAATCGGCTTTCCCCCAACTGCCGCTAACCCGCGTCGTCGTGTCCGAGGCCGGTGCTTCGGTGTACTCCGCCTCCGAGCTGGCTGCCCAGGAATTCCCTGACATGGACGTCAGCCTGCGCGGTGCCGTCTCTATTGCCCGCCGCCTGCAAGATCCACTGGCCGAGCTGGTCAAGATCGACCCCAAATCCATTGGTGTGGGTCAGTACCAGCACGACGTGAACCAGCGCGAACTGGCTCGCAGCCTGGACGCCGTCGTCGAGGATTGTGTGAACGCCGTGGGTGTGGACGTCAACACTGCTTCCGCTCCCCTGCTGGCGCGCGTGTCCGGCCTGAACAACACGCTGGCCAAAAACATCGTCATCTGGCGTGACGAAAACGGTGCCTTCCAAAGCCGCAAGCAGTTGCGTGACGTACCACGTTTTGGTGAAAAAGCCTTTGAACAGGCCGCGGGCTTTTTGCGTATTCCCGGCGCAGCCAACCCGCTGGATGCCTCTGCAGTTCACCCGGAGGCCTACCCGGTTGCTGCCCGTATTCTGGAGCGTCTGCAAACCGAAGCCAGTGATGTCATGGGTAAGTCCGGCGCATTGAAAGGCTTGTCGCCGTCGGACTTTACGGATGAACGCTTTGGTTTGCCCACCGTGCGTGATATTTTTAACGAAATTGAAAAACCCGGCCGCGACCCTCGCCCTGAATTCACCACCGCCAAGTTCCAGGAAGGCATCAACTCTCTGAACGATTTGACGCCCGGCATGATTCTGGAAGGCGTAGTCACCAACGTAGCCAACTTTGGCGCCTTCGTGGACGTAGGCGTACACCAGGACGGTCTGGTCCATATCTCGGCCCTGTCCGACACCTTTGTGAAAGACCCGAGAGATGTCGTTCGCGTGGGTCAGACGGTTAAGGTTAAAGTTCAGGAAGTGGATGTAGCCCGCAAGCGTATTGGTTTGACCATGCGCCTGAACGACGACAGCGGCCCGATGCGTGGTTCCAGCAGCACAAACAACGCTCCCCAGCGCCGTTCCGGAAACAATCGTCCCAACCGGCAAGCTGAACCGGCACCAACCGGTGCCATGGCAGCCGCCTTTAGCAAGCTTCGGAGATAAGCCATGACTGAGACCGAGCGCCTTCCCCAACTGACGCGTCTGCTCAATCTGCTGACCGGATTTGATCAGAAGGAACAGGATATTGCAGCCATCAGCCAGTCCGTACTGACTGCCAGCGCCAGCCCGGCGGCGATGGGTGAGGCTTATGGCAAGCACGCCCAGAACCTGATGGAACATGATCCAGATGGTGCTCTGATCCTGGCCATCAGCTACGAACTGGACGACTATCTGGCCCTGGCCGATACCGTTGATGAGCTGTGGGAAGAAATCCTGGCTGCGTTTGAGAGCCAGGACCTGCCCGCCTTTCCCTACGACGATATGCCTTTTCAGGACGTGGACGGCTTTTTCCAATGGGCTAACGAACAGTTACAAGAGTTTCACCCCTCCTACTGCCTGCTGGAGTTTGCCCAAAGCTATGACGAAGAGTTTCAACTGATCGTGGTCAAACGCGAGAACCTGGAAGAAATTCTAAATCTGTGTGAAGAGCTGGGTATTCCCGCCCAGCCTGCTCAATAAAGACCGTATCGATGCGAGCACAAGCCCTCATCGAGATACACGGGGACTAGCCACCATAAACCAACAGGCCCACGGATGAGTGGGCCTGTTGCTTTTCAAACTGACTGCATCCGCTACGGGTATCCTTCATACCCATCTCGCAGCAGAATCATCACCTAGTCTCGCATCGAATCCAAAGCCGCTTCGAGCGCATCGCGCAAATCTGCCGAGACACGTGCCACTTCTTCACCAGCGCAATGAATGTGCAGCTCCTGACCTTCCTGTTTGGCGACTTCGGCAAAAGCCGCTGTCTGCAGTGCCTTGATCGCCACACCAGCCTGTTTTGGGTCTGCGTAAGAGCGAGACAGAAACAGCTCTTGTCCAGCAGCATCTTGCAGGCGGAAACGGAAGGTGCCGTCTTCGTCGCGGAAGTTCACAAAACGAGCTTTACGAGCCTTGGCTTCAGTCTTGCTAACTGCCACGCTCAAGGGGTCACGCAGGCCCACGGCCGCCTTCAATTCATGGATGAAGGGGGTGGCGTAGGCTCGGGCCTTGCGCGCGCCAACTTGCAGCAAATCCTCAATATCCTGAGGACGAGCCATCAAGGCTTCGTAGCGATCCCGCATGGGCGCAATCATGGCTTCCAGCAACTGATGCAAAGCATCCTTAGCCTCGCCCCAGGCCATACCGTCGATCAACTGCTGACGGAAGGCTTGAGTCTGCTCGGGTGTCGCAAAGGCCTTGTACAAGGCCGTCAGGTGCGACTCATCGGGGTCTTTAGACTCGCCGGGACCTTTGGAGTCCGTCACGATGCGGGCGATGGCAGACTTCAGTGCCTTGGCACCACCTTCAAACAAGGGAATGGTGTTGTCATAGCTCTTGGACATCTTGCGGCCATCCAGGCCGGGCAAGAGGGCCACGTCCTCTTCTACCTGCACCTCAGGCAAGACAAACAGCTCCTTGCCACGGCCATACAGGTGATTGAAGCTCTTGGCGATATCGCGTGCCATTTCCAGGTGCTGCACCTGATCCCGGCCCACAGGTACCTTATGGGCATTGAACATCAGGATGTCGGCCGCCATCAGTACGGGGTAGCTGAACAGGCCCATGGTAACGCCATCATCAGGCTCTACGCCCGCCGCCTCATTCTTGTCGACAGAAGCCTTGTAAGCGTGCGCACGGTTCATCAAGCCCTTGCCGGTTACACAGCCCAGCATCCAGGACAACTCCGGAATCTCCGGAATATCGGATTGACGGTAGAACGTTACTTTTTCCACATCCAGGCCGCAGGCCAGCCAGGTAGCCGCAATCGCACGGCGCGAAATGGCTACGCGTTCCGGGTCGTCACATTTGATCAGGGCGTGGTAGTCCGCCATGAAGAAAAATGCGTCGACATCAGCTTGCTGGCTAGCACGGATAGCCGGACGAATCGCCCCGGCATAATTACCCAAGTGTGGAATACCGGTCGTTGTAACGCCGGTCAGTACTCGTGTCGTCATGATAAAAAATACGCTTATAAAACTACGTGTCAGGGTTCAGGAATCAGGCGCGTGGCCAGTGGCCGCACCCAGCCTCCTACAAAATAACTGCCTGGCGCCGCTCTGACTCCAGGTACTCGCGCGATTGCATTTCCATCAAACGCGAGACAGTACGGTGGAACTCATTGGCCATGGGGCCATCGACATACAACTGATCCTCGGGCACCGCCGCGGACATAATAAATTTGACTTTGTGATCGTAAAAAACATCGACCAGCCAGGTAAAGCGCCGGGCCGCAGAAGCATCACGAGCCGTCATGCGGGGAACATCGGACAGGATCACAGTCTGGAATCGGTTAGCCAGTTCCAGATAATCGTTCTGCGAACGTGCGCTGACGCACAAAGTCTCGAAATCAAACCAGACAGCCGAGCCTGACAAGGCCACCGCTTTTACATCCCGGTTTTCGATGCTGAGCACCGGCTCTTGAGGGGCCGTGTCCGACAAGGCCGTGAACATGGCTTGCAACTCTGCGGTGGTCTGTGGCCCCAATGGCGTCAAATAGGTTTTCACCTGCTCCAGCGCACGGCGACGGTAATCCACCCCCGTGTCCACGTTCATGATGTCCATGTTCTTCTGGATCAGCGCAATAGCGGGCAAGATGCGGTCGCGGTGCAGGCCTTCCGGATACAAGGTGGAAGGCTCGTAGTTGGAGGTCATCACAAAGGACGTACCGCGCTCGAACAGGCCCAGCAGCAGCTTGTACAAAATCATGGCATCGGCCACATCCGAGACGTGGAACTCGTCAAAACAGATCAGGCGATAACGCTTGGCGATACGTTTGGCGACCTCATCCAAGGGATCACTCATGCCTTTGACCTGATTCAGCTCTTTGTGCACGCCGCGCATGAACTCATGGAAGTGAATCCGAGTTTTGCGCTTGAGCGGCACCGTCAGGTAGAAGGCGTCCATCAGGAAGCTCTTGCCGCGCCCGACCCCACCCCACAGGTACACACCACGCGGCACTTCCGGACGGGAAAACATACGACGCAAGGCCCCGGAGCGCATTCTGCGAAACTCCACCCACTCGTCGTAATAGCGTTGCAACCGGTCTATAGCCTGCTCCTGTGCCTGGTCGGCACGGTAGCCTTTTTCCGCTAAAGCCTGATGGTAATACTCGTGAACATTCATATCACTGAAAATAAAAGAACCTGTCCAAGACAGGTAGTGGTCTGCCAGTATGCACTGTAATCCCCAGCAGCACCGCTTTTGACGCAGGGTCTGAGCCTACTGCGCGGTTAATTACCTCACGCATCGCAGCCGCTACGGACTGCTGTGATCAGCCTTTCGTGACGAAAAAAAGGGCGAGCCCGTGCCCGCCCTTTTCCAACAACACCCTGAAAGTCTATCAGAAGTTCAGAGCGCGTTTGTCCACTGCCAAGGCCGCTTCTTTCAGGGCTTCGGACAGGGTTGGGTGAGCATGGCAAATACGGGCGATATCTTCCGACGCGCCACGGAATTCCATAATGGCAACAGCTTCAGCCACCAGCTCGGAAGCCACAGGGCCCACAAAGTGCACGCCCAGAACTTCGTCCGTCTTGGCATCCGCCAGAACCTTCACAAAGCCGGTAGTGTCACCCAATGCGCGGGCACGGCCATTAGCCAGGAAGGGGAAGCTGCCAGCGCGGTAAGCACGGCCTTCGGTCTTCAGTTGCTGTTCGGTCTTGCCAACCCAGGCGATTTCGGGCGAGGTGTAAATAACCCAAGGCACGGTGTCGAAGTTGACGTGGGGTTGCTGACCAGCCAGACGCTCGGCCACAGCCACACCTTCCTCTTCGGCCTTGTGAGCCAGCATAGGACCACGCACCACGTCACCCACCGCCCAGATACCTGGCAGGCTGGTGGCGCAATCGTCGTCCACCACCACGAAGCCGCGCTCGTCCAGTTTCAGACCAATGGTGTCTGCACCCAGACCGGCCGTGTTAGGCACACGGCCAATGGACACGATCAACTTGTCGGCCTCCAGCTTGTGCTCGGCACCAGCGGCGTCCACATAGTTGATGGCAACACTCTTGGCCGTCTTTTTGATTTCACCCACTTTCACGCCCACATTGATCTTCAGACCTTGCTTGGTGAAAGCCTTCAGAGCTTCCTTGGCAACGTCGCGATCCACAGCGGACAGGAACTCGGGAGCCCCTTCCAGAATGGTCACTTCGGCGCCCAGACGACGCCACACGCTACCCAGTTCCAGACCGATCACGCCAGCACCGATAACGGCCAGCTTCTTGGGAACCTTGGGCAGACGCAGTGCGCCGTCGTTGGACAAAATTTGCTCTTCGTCGAAATCGGCACCAGGCAAGGCACGAGCCGAACTACCGGTAGCGATGATGACGTTCTTGGCAACCAGCTCTTCGGCATTGGCACCGGCCACGTTCACCGACCAGCCGCCGTCAACCTTGCCGCCAAAAGAGGCCGTACCGTGAAAGAAGTTAACCTTGTTCTTTTTGAACAGGTACAGAATGCCGTCGTTGTTCTGCTTGACGACCACGTCTTTACGACCGATCAGCTTGTCCAGATTCAGCGATACGCCCTTGACATCCACGCCATGATCAGCCAGATGCAAATTGGCGTGCTCGAAGTGTTCGGACGATTGCAGCAAGGCCTTGGAAGGAATGCAACCAACGTTGGTGCACGTACCGCCAGGAGCGGGTTTGCCTTCCGCGGTGGACCATGCATCCACGCAAGCGACGCTCATACCCAGTTGAGCAGCGCGGATGGCGGCGATGTAGCCACCAGGGCCTGCACCAATCACGACAACATCAAATTGCTTAGCCATAAAAAATCCCATAAATGTGAAAAGGCACACTGGACCGCCCTACAAGCAGGCGGGAAAGAATCAGGTGGCGGACGCCAACCCCCAGCTCCTTAAACAAAGTCGGCCAAGGCTTAGAAGCAAGCACTTGGCCGTAAACATACTAGACCGAAACTACCGCGTGCTTAGACGTTCAACAGCAGACGCTGTGGATCTTCCAAGGCTTCCTTCATGGCCACCAGACCCAGAACGGCTTCGCGGCCGTCGATGATGCGGTGGTCGTAGGACATGGCCAGGTAGTTCATGGGGCGAATCACGATCTGACCGTTCTCCACAACAGCACGGTCCTTGGTGGCGTGAATGCCCAGGATGGCGGACTGAGGTGGGTTGATGATGGGAGTGGACAGCATGGAGCCGAACACACCACCGTTGGAGATCGAGAAGGTACCGCCTGTCATTTCTTCCAGGGTCAGCTTGCCGTCGCGAGCACGGGCACCGAAGTCAGCGATTTGCTTTTCGATGTCAGCGATGGACATTTGATCGGCGTTACGCAGGATGGGCACCACCAAACCGCGTGGGCTGCCAACGGCCACACCGATGTCAAAGTAACCGTGATAGATGACGTCTTTGCCATCCACCGAGGCGTTCAGCACGGGGTACTTCTTCAACGCAGCCACAGCCGCTTTCACGAAGAAGGACATGAAACCCAGTTTCACACCGTGCTCTTTCTCGAACTGATCTTTGTATTTTTTACGCAAATCCAGCACCGCTTGCATGTTCACTTCGTTGAACGTGGTCAACATGGCGTTTTCGGATTGCGACTGCAGCAGACGCTCGGCGATACGAGCACGCAGGCGGCTCATGGGCACGCGCTGCTCTGGACGGCCATCCAGAGACAAGGTGGCGGGTGCAACAGGAGCAGCCGCAGGCTTGCTGGCGGCAGCGGCGTTGGCTTCCAGAGCGTCGCCCTTGGTGATGCGACCACCACGGCCGGAGCCTTCCACGGAGCTGGCTTCCACGCCTTTCTCAGCCAGGATCTTGGCAGCAGCAGGCGAAGCAACCGAGGAAGCAGCCGAACTGGTGGCTGGGGCAGCAGCAGCGGGCGCAGCGGCTGGGGCAGCTTCTTGAGCGGCAGCAGGAGCGGCGGCGCTGGCCTTGCCTTCGGAGTCGATACGGGCCAGCACGTCACCGGAGGTCACGGTGCTGCCGTTGGCCTTGACGATTTCGCTCAGTACACCCGATGCAGGAGCGGGAACTTCCAGCACAACCTTGTCAGTTTCGACCTCGATCAGGATTTCGTCGGCCTGAACCATTTCGCCAGGTTGTTTTTTCCATTCCAGCAAGGTGGCTTCGGAGATGGATTCAGAAAGTTGGGGAACCAGAACGTCAGTAATTGCCATGATTATATTTTCCGTATTTAAAATTTGGGGTGCGTTATTTGGTCAGCATGAAGCCTTTGCGAGCGCCGAAAGCCTGCTCCAGCAACACCTTGTGTTGTTCCTGGTGCTTGGCCAGGTAACCAACAGCCGGCGAAGCGGACGCGGCACGACCGGCGTAACCCAGCTTCTGACCTTCGGTCATGTTCTCGTAGATGTGATGCTGAACGTAGAACCATGCACCTTGGTTTTGAGGTTCGTCCTGAACCCAGATAACTTCCTTGGCGTTGCTGTACTTAGCCAGCTCTGCCTGGAAGGCCTTGTGGGCAAACGGATACAACTGCTCCACACGGATAATGGCAATATCGTTGCGCTCCAGCTCTTTGCGGTGGTTGACCAGATCGTAGTAAACCTTGCCCGAGCAAGCCAGAACACGTTTGACAGCGGCTGCATCAATCGCCTGATCCGTTTCACCGATTACAGGCATGAAGTGGCCTTCAGCCAGATCGCTCAATGGCGAGGTAGCATCTTTGTTACGCAGCAAGGACTTGGGCGTCATGATGACCAAAGGCTTGCGGAAAGGACGGATCATCTGGCGACGCAGAACGTGGAAGATCTGGGCACCATTGGTGGGCTGGACAACCTGGATATTGTTGTCTGCACACAGTTGCAAGAAACGCTCGATACGTGCCGAAGAGTGCTCGGGACCCTGACCTTCGTAACCGTGTGGCAGCATCAAGGTCAGGCCGCAATGACGGCCCCATTTGGCTTCACCCGATGTAATGAACTGGTCAATCACAACCTGGGCGCCGTTGGCAAAGTCGCCGAACTGGGCTTCCCAGATCGTCAAGATATTGGGCTCTGCCGAAGCGTAACCGTATTCAAAGGCCAGCACGGCTTCTTCGGACAAGACCGAGTCAATCACCGTGAAGGTAGCTTGGCCTTCGGAGACGTTCTGCAAAGGAATGTAGGTACCGTCGTTCCAGCGTTCGCGTTTTTGATCATGCAGCACGGCATGGCGGTGCGTGAACGTACCACGGCCCGAATCCTGCCCGGTAATACGAATGGCATAGCCATTGTTCACCAAGGTTGCAAAGGCCAGGTGCTCGCCCATGCCCCAATCCACTTGCGCTTCACCACGCGCCATGGCACGGCGGTCGTTCAACATGCGGTTGACCAGAGGGTGAACGGTAAAGCCTTCTGGCACGGTCGTCAGTTTTTCACCGATGCGTGTCAGCTCGGACATCGGCAAGGCGGTATCAGCCTGGTCGGTCCATTTGGCGCCCAGGAAGGCAGACCAGTCGGTGGCGTACTTGTTCTTGTAGTCAGTCAGAACAGGTTCAACCGTCCGCTTGCCGTCTTCCATCAGTTGACGATAGCCCTTGACCAGATCTTCGGGTTCGTTATCGGACAGAACACCTTGTGCAACCAGCTTATCAGCGTACAGCTTGCGGGTGCCATTGTGCTGACCAATCGTCTTGTACATCAGCGGCTGGGTCATCGAAGGCGTATCTTGCTCGTTGTGGCCCAGTTTACGGAAGCAAACAATATCAACCACGACGTCGTGCTTGAACTCACGGCGGAAATCCAGAGCCAACTGAGTCACGAACACCACGGCTTCAGGATCGTCGCCGTTTACGTGGAATACTGGGGCTTCAATCATCTTGACCACGTCCGTGCAATACAGCGTGGAGCGTGTATCGCGGGGGTCAGAGGTGGTGAAACCGATCTGGTTGTTAATAACGATGTGCAGCGTGCCACCGGTACCGTAACCACGAGTCTGGGCCAGGTTCAGTGTTTCCATGACCACACCCTGACCAGCAAAGGCCGCGTCACCGTGAACCAGCACGGGCAGAACCTGGCTGCCGTCCTCGTCGCTACGACGGTCCTGGCGAGCACGGACCGAACCTTCGACCACTGGATTAACAATTTCCAGGTGGGAGGGGTTAAAGGCCAAGGACAAGTGAACCGGACCGCCACGGGTGGACAGGTCGCTGGAGAAACCATTGTGATATTTCACGTCGCCGTCGGTCAGGCCTTCAGCGTGACGGCCTTCAAACTCGGCAAACAGGTCACCGGGCATTTTGCCCATGATGTTGACCAGCATGTTCAGACGACCACGGTGAGCCATGCCCACGATGATTTCCTGAACGCCGTTCTCGCCAGCGTGATTGACGACTTCATCCATACAAGCAATGAAACTTTCACCACCCTCCAGGGAGAAGCGCTTCTGGCCTACGTATTTGGTGTGCAGGAAACGCTCCAGGCCTTCGGCCTCGGTCAACTGCTTCAAGATATTGCGTTTTTGCTCAACGTTGAACGAACCAGTACCATGCACGGACTCCAGACGCTGCTGAATCCAGCGTTTGACCACCGGGTCGGAGATGTACATGAATTCTGCGCCCACCGAACGGGAGTACGTATCACGCAAGGCCTTGAGCATGTCGCGCAGCGTCATGGTGTCGGCTTTGGTGAAGTAGGTGTTGGTAGCGGAGTAGACCTGGTCCAGATCCGCTTCCGTCAAGCCGTAAAAAGCGGGATCCAGTTCTGGAATGCTGGGTCGCTCGGAACGCTTCAAGGGATCCAGATCGGCAATACGGGCACCCAGAGAACGGTACGCCGCAATCATGGACTGGACCGACACCTGCTTCATGGCAACGGTCAGATCCGGTGCTTGCGCGCTGGTCAGGAAGGCATTGGCTTTGGCACGTTGGGCGAAGGACTCGACAATAGGCGCGTGCGCTTGATCGCGGGTGCTGTCGCGGCCGTCAGTCGCTGGCTGATGCTGTAGTTGATCGAAGTACTCGCGCCATTGGTCGGCAACAGAGCCCGGATTGTCGAGGTAGGACTCGTAGAGTTCTTCGACGTAAGGAGCATTGCTCCCGAACAGATATGAATTACTAAGCAGTTCTTTTTGCGATGACATTATTACGCTTCACCTATCCGAGTGTTTCACTCGTGTTGAGATGCAGGAAAACCTTCCGCGACACGGACCTCGCCGGTTAGCGGATAGCAGGAGCAGAAGGCAACGTAGGACGCCTTATACAAGCCGTATCGATCTAGTATAACGCCGCACACAAAAGGCGCAATTAATGACATCTAAAATGCTTGGGGACTACATCAGACCGTTGGCATTAACAAACACATCGATCTATCACGGGGGTGAATTCTTACAAAAGAAGCACCTCAAATCATGATTGACACCTCTGGCCCGCCCCACATGAAGGAAAAATTCCGATATGCTAAACGGGTGCAGCAAGTACGCGCTTCGCGGGCCCCTTTTCCACCAAACCGAGCCCTGCCTGCCCTTGGTCACCTTGAGGCAGGCAAGCAGCGTTGCCTTCACATATGCTGCCTATAACAAATCAGCACCTACCTGGTGACTGTATTTCTTATAAATTAGATTCACTTTTACACTAGAAAATCCTATCAGGAGCTTTACCAACATGGATGCCAACGCCGATCTGGCCAAACTTGCGCTGGACTATCACGCGTATCCCACGCCCGGAAAAATCTCGGTGGTCCCCACCAAGACCCTAGCCAATCAAGATGACCTCTCGCTAGCCTACTCCCCCGGCGTCGCATCTGCTTGCATGGCCATCCACGCCGAAGGCGAAGAAGCTGCCGCCAAGTACACCTCGCGCGCCAACCTGGTAGCGGTGGTTACCAACGGTACCGCCGTGCTGGGTCTGGGCAATATTGGCCCACTGGCTGCCAAG is a genomic window containing:
- the zapE gene encoding cell division protein ZapE yields the protein MNVHEYYHQALAEKGYRADQAQEQAIDRLQRYYDEWVEFRRMRSGALRRMFSRPEVPRGVYLWGGVGRGKSFLMDAFYLTVPLKRKTRIHFHEFMRGVHKELNQVKGMSDPLDEVAKRIAKRYRLICFDEFHVSDVADAMILYKLLLGLFERGTSFVMTSNYEPSTLYPEGLHRDRILPAIALIQKNMDIMNVDTGVDYRRRALEQVKTYLTPLGPQTTAELQAMFTALSDTAPQEPVLSIENRDVKAVALSGSAVWFDFETLCVSARSQNDYLELANRFQTVILSDVPRMTARDASAARRFTWLVDVFYDHKVKFIMSAAVPEDQLYVDGPMANEFHRTVSRLMEMQSREYLESERRQAVIL
- the odhB gene encoding 2-oxoglutarate dehydrogenase complex dihydrolipoyllysine-residue succinyltransferase, whose product is MAITDVLVPQLSESISEATLLEWKKQPGEMVQADEILIEVETDKVVLEVPAPASGVLSEIVKANGSTVTSGDVLARIDSEGKASAAAPAAAQEAAPAAAPAAAAPATSSAASSVASPAAAKILAEKGVEASSVEGSGRGGRITKGDALEANAAAASKPAAAPVAPATLSLDGRPEQRVPMSRLRARIAERLLQSQSENAMLTTFNEVNMQAVLDLRKKYKDQFEKEHGVKLGFMSFFVKAAVAALKKYPVLNASVDGKDVIYHGYFDIGVAVGSPRGLVVPILRNADQMSIADIEKQIADFGARARDGKLTLEEMTGGTFSISNGGVFGSMLSTPIINPPQSAILGIHATKDRAVVENGQIVIRPMNYLAMSYDHRIIDGREAVLGLVAMKEALEDPQRLLLNV
- the lpdA gene encoding dihydrolipoyl dehydrogenase, with translation MAKQFDVVVIGAGPGGYIAAIRAAQLGMSVACVDAWSTAEGKPAPGGTCTNVGCIPSKALLQSSEHFEHANLHLADHGVDVKGVSLNLDKLIGRKDVVVKQNNDGILYLFKKNKVNFFHGTASFGGKVDGGWSVNVAGANAEELVAKNVIIATGSSARALPGADFDEEQILSNDGALRLPKVPKKLAVIGAGVIGLELGSVWRRLGAEVTILEGAPEFLSAVDRDVAKEALKAFTKQGLKINVGVKVGEIKKTAKSVAINYVDAAGAEHKLEADKLIVSIGRVPNTAGLGADTIGLKLDERGFVVVDDDCATSLPGIWAVGDVVRGPMLAHKAEEEGVAVAERLAGQQPHVNFDTVPWVIYTSPEIAWVGKTEQQLKTEGRAYRAGSFPFLANGRARALGDTTGFVKVLADAKTDEVLGVHFVGPVASELVAEAVAIMEFRGASEDIARICHAHPTLSEALKEAALAVDKRALNF
- a CDS encoding tryptophan--tRNA ligase, with the translated sequence MTTRVLTGVTTTGIPHLGNYAGAIRPAIRASQQADVDAFFFMADYHALIKCDDPERVAISRRAIAATWLACGLDVEKVTFYRQSDIPEIPELSWMLGCVTGKGLMNRAHAYKASVDKNEAAGVEPDDGVTMGLFSYPVLMAADILMFNAHKVPVGRDQVQHLEMARDIAKSFNHLYGRGKELFVLPEVQVEEDVALLPGLDGRKMSKSYDNTIPLFEGGAKALKSAIARIVTDSKGPGESKDPDESHLTALYKAFATPEQTQAFRQQLIDGMAWGEAKDALHQLLEAMIAPMRDRYEALMARPQDIEDLLQVGARKARAYATPFIHELKAAVGLRDPLSVAVSKTEAKARKARFVNFRDEDGTFRFRLQDAAGQELFLSRSYADPKQAGVAIKALQTAAFAEVAKQEGQELHIHCAGEEVARVSADLRDALEAALDSMRD
- a CDS encoding 2-oxoglutarate dehydrogenase E1 component, which codes for MSSQKELLSNSYLFGSNAPYVEELYESYLDNPGSVADQWREYFDQLQHQPATDGRDSTRDQAHAPIVESFAQRAKANAFLTSAQAPDLTVAMKQVSVQSMIAAYRSLGARIADLDPLKRSERPSIPELDPAFYGLTEADLDQVYSATNTYFTKADTMTLRDMLKALRDTYSRSVGAEFMYISDPVVKRWIQQRLESVHGTGSFNVEQKRNILKQLTEAEGLERFLHTKYVGQKRFSLEGGESFIACMDEVVNHAGENGVQEIIVGMAHRGRLNMLVNIMGKMPGDLFAEFEGRHAEGLTDGDVKYHNGFSSDLSTRGGPVHLSLAFNPSHLEIVNPVVEGSVRARQDRRSDEDGSQVLPVLVHGDAAFAGQGVVMETLNLAQTRGYGTGGTLHIVINNQIGFTTSDPRDTRSTLYCTDVVKMIEAPVFHVNGDDPEAVVFVTQLALDFRREFKHDVVVDIVCFRKLGHNEQDTPSMTQPLMYKTIGQHNGTRKLYADKLVAQGVLSDNEPEDLVKGYRQLMEDGKRTVEPVLTDYKNKYATDWSAFLGAKWTDQADTALPMSELTRIGEKLTTVPEGFTVHPLVNRMLNDRRAMARGEAQVDWGMGEHLAFATLVNNGYAIRITGQDSGRGTFTHRHAVLHDQKRERWNDGTYIPLQNVSEGQATFTVIDSVLSEEAVLAFEYGYASAEPNILTIWEAQFGDFANGAQVVIDQFITSGEAKWGRHCGLTLMLPHGYEGQGPEHSSARIERFLQLCADNNIQVVQPTNGAQIFHVLRRQMIRPFRKPLVIMTPKSLLRNKDATSPLSDLAEGHFMPVIGETDQAIDAAAVKRVLACSGKVYYDLVNHRKELERNDIAIIRVEQLYPFAHKAFQAELAKYSNAKEVIWVQDEPQNQGAWFYVQHHIYENMTEGQKLGYAGRAASASPAVGYLAKHQEQHKVLLEQAFGARKGFMLTK
- a CDS encoding Tex family protein, which codes for MTVETLAQQQDHQQILALLASELNIRIQQAASTVELLDNGATVPFIARYRKEATGGLDDNVLRDLEVRLIYLRDMQSRRHAILESIRQQEKLTPELEQAILAADTKQRLEDLYAPYKPKRRTRAQIAREAGLEPLADAILAQKEADPLTLAEGYLNAEAKIDTTKAALDGARDILAERFAEQADLLEAMRDYLWKSAHLYSKVAEGKEQEGDKFRDWFDFNEALRQLPSHRVLALLRGRQQGALDLRLGLNPEQDALLPHPCVLKVAELTDIGADFSADASPRDHWLAEVCRWTWRVKLLTAFESELIGRLREQAEQESTRVFAANLRDLLLAAPAGNKAVLGLDPGIRTGVKAAVIDATGKVLDTATVYPFEPRRDREGAIRTLAGLATRYQVELVAIGNGTASRETEKLVADLQSAFPQLPLTRVVVSEAGASVYSASELAAQEFPDMDVSLRGAVSIARRLQDPLAELVKIDPKSIGVGQYQHDVNQRELARSLDAVVEDCVNAVGVDVNTASAPLLARVSGLNNTLAKNIVIWRDENGAFQSRKQLRDVPRFGEKAFEQAAGFLRIPGAANPLDASAVHPEAYPVAARILERLQTEASDVMGKSGALKGLSPSDFTDERFGLPTVRDIFNEIEKPGRDPRPEFTTAKFQEGINSLNDLTPGMILEGVVTNVANFGAFVDVGVHQDGLVHISALSDTFVKDPRDVVRVGQTVKVKVQEVDVARKRIGLTMRLNDDSGPMRGSSSTNNAPQRRSGNNRPNRQAEPAPTGAMAAAFSKLRR